One region of Quercus lobata isolate SW786 chromosome 2, ValleyOak3.0 Primary Assembly, whole genome shotgun sequence genomic DNA includes:
- the LOC115977082 gene encoding umecyanin-like, producing the protein MANPISMTIVVVVVLTALAAVVQVSEAVNYVVGDTTGWAVPSSSTFYTTWVNGKNFSLGDVLEFNFMTGQHDVATVSKTDYDACSIANAITNVTTGPYNYTINSNGPHYFICTFSNGGHCRSGQKLTISIGSSTEAASPGSPPTTPSSSPPPPPPPAGSSASPLAATLPLVFMTIALAFFY; encoded by the exons ATGGCTAATCCAATAAGCATGacaattgttgttgttgttgttctaaCTGCACTAGCAGCAGTGGTACAAGTATCAGAAGCTGTTAATTATGTGGTAGGAGATACTACCGGTTGGGCCGTTCCTTCCTCTTCAACCTTTTACACAACCTGGGTTAACGGGAAAAACTTTTCTCTTGGTGATGTTCTAG aGTTCAACTTCATGACTGGCCAACATGACGTAGCCACAGTAAGCAAAACCGATTATGACGCCTGCTCCATCGCCAATGCTATCACCAATGTAACCACAGGACCATATAACTACACCATAAATTCCAATGGCCCCCACTACTTCATCTGCACCTTCTCAAACGGTGGTCACTGTAGGAGTGGACAAAAGTTGACCATTAGCATCGGGAGCTCAACAGAAGCCGCTTCACCAGGATCACCCCCAACTAcaccttcttcttcaccaccaccaccaccaccaccagccgGCAGCTCCGCCTCTCCTCTTGCAGCTACCTTGCCTCTTGTTTTCATGACTATTGCCTTAGCtttcttttattag
- the LOC115957012 gene encoding early nodulin-like protein 1: MAKIIRLAILAVALFAFLQTTVAVTTHVVGDSTGWTVPPNNDLTFYAVWAAKQTFILGDILLFNFTTGQEDVARVTKEAFLICNSTNPISLITAGPANYSLNSTGEYYFIGTLNNNCAQGQRLAINVTTSPGPTASPVPRAIPENYTVGGNMGWIIPPLGEIAYITWAYNKTYIVGDTLVFNFLNGSDDVASVTKEAYNSCNLSTSLALYNNSPAYITLKTTGEYFFTSTYQYHCALGQKLAINVTGSGTAYPPSSSANSPSGSHGPTASPPSGSTSAAPSRISGGYLFGLLTIAMVVFY, encoded by the exons ATGGCTAAGATTATCAGATTAGCCATTCTAGCCGTAGCACTTTTTGCTTTCCTACAAACCACAGTTGCTGTGACTACACATGTGGTTGGAGACAGCACAGGGTGGACGGTTCCTCCTAATAACGACTTAACCTTTTATGCTGTTTGGGCTGCGAAGCAAACCTTCATTCTTGGCGACATTCTGC TTTTCAACTTCACTACTGGACAAGAAGATGTAGCCAGAGTTACGAAGGAAGCTTTCTTAATCTGCAATTCAACAAACCCCATCTCTCTTATAACAGCCGGGCCAGCAAATTACTCGTTGAACTCGACCGGCGAGTACTACTTCATAGGCACCTTGAACAACAACTGTGCTCAGGGACAAAGGCTTGCAATCAACGTGACCACATCTCCTGGACCAACTGCTAGTCCTGTTCCCAGAGCAATACCAGAGAATTATACAGTCGGTGGTAACATGGGATGGATCATCCCACCACTTGGTGAAATTGCTTATATTACTTGGGCTTACAACAAGACTTACATCGTCGGAGACACTCTAG TGTTCAACTTTTTGAATGGATCAGATGACGTTGCCTCGGTGACCAAAGAAGCTTATAACAGCTGCAACTTGAGCACAAGTCTAGCACTTTATAACAATAGTCCTGCATATATCACCCTCAAGACCACCGGCGAGTATTTCTTCACCAGCACCTATCAATACCACTGCGCCTTGGGTCAAAAACTAGCCATTAACGTCACTGGCTCCGGCACCGCCTATCCACCTTCCAGCTCCGCCAACTCTCCTTCAGGTTCACATGGTCCCACCGCTTCTCCTCCATCAGGGAGTACTAGTGCTGCCCCGTCCAGGATTTCCGGTGGTTATTTATTCGGCCTCTTGACCATTGCCATGGttgtattttattga
- the LOC115973769 gene encoding uncharacterized protein LOC115973769: protein MAEEGEHPNTEEPMNTQELLNTMNSKGNQQEDKTDHNPPALENEKKINERMNKMEKMIRRARKMEELMDYDSLSLFPNAKLPPKFKMPILDKFDGISCLKSHLKMWFLNLDDARAKSWEDICQEFHKQYKYNMEVDITRRDLETTKQEPKESFSTFITKWRANVAQMMSRPSEEEQLAMVVKNLLSVYHKDLFAQYFPNFKALIVVGTQIEDAINNSTIKTDDLPRFKKNVGSNSEVAEISNIHKNDPYQLIASIAPVQVP from the exons ATGGCAGAAGAGGGAGAACATCCAAACACAGAGGAACCCATGAACACCCAAGAGTTACTCAACACTATG aattcaaagGGTAATCAACAAGAGGACAAGACTGATCATAATCCACCAGCCCTagagaatgagaagaagatTAATGAGAGGATGAATAAAATGGAGAAGATGATTAGAAGAGCTCGTAAGATGGAGGAACTTATGGACTACGACTCTCTCTCCCTATTCCCCAATGCAAAGTTGCCacccaagttcaagatgccaaTCCTAGATAAGTTTGATGGGATCAGTTGCCTAAAGTCCCATCTAAAGAT GTGGTTCCTTAACCTGGATGATGCAAGAGCAAAAAGTTGGGAGGACATCTGCCAAGAGTTTCACAAGCAATACAAGTACAATATGGAAGTGGATATCACAAGGAGGGACCTTGAGACTACCAAGCAAGAGCCAAAAGAATCCTTCTCTACTTTCATTACCAAGTGGAGAGCCAATGTCGCACAAATGATGAGTAGGCCAAGTGAGGAAGAGCAGTTAGCCATGGTTGTAAAGAATTTATTGTCTGTATACCATAAAGACTTGTTTGCACAATATTTTCCCaattttaaagctttaattGTTGTTGGAACCCAAATTGAGGATGCTATAAATAATAGCACTATAAAGACTGATGACCTTCCAAGGTTTAAAAAGAATGTAGGGTCTAATTCTGAAGTTGCAGAAATTTCCAatattcataaaaatgatcCTTATCAGTTGATTGCGTCCATTGCACCTGTGCAAGTACCCTAA